One window of Microbacterium sediminis genomic DNA carries:
- a CDS encoding metallophosphoesterase family protein translates to MTTSVLLLADTHVPLRAKRLPDAVWRAIDDADVVVHAGDWVDLATLEAIEDRAARLVAVHGNNDGPDLRARLPEVARAEIDGLRIAVVHETGPATGRESRLDAAFAGDDRPDLVVFGHSHIPWDSVTPGGMRLLNPGSPTDRRRQPVCTMMTVAVDAGRIVDVDLVTVPRGGGPTRGAAR, encoded by the coding sequence ATGACCACGAGCGTGCTCCTCCTCGCCGACACGCACGTGCCGCTGCGCGCGAAGCGCCTGCCCGATGCCGTCTGGCGCGCGATCGACGACGCCGACGTCGTCGTCCATGCGGGCGACTGGGTGGACCTGGCCACGCTCGAGGCGATCGAGGATCGCGCCGCGCGGCTCGTCGCGGTGCATGGGAACAACGACGGCCCGGACCTGCGCGCCCGGCTGCCGGAGGTCGCGCGGGCGGAGATCGACGGGCTGCGGATCGCGGTGGTGCACGAGACGGGACCGGCGACGGGCCGGGAGAGCCGACTGGACGCGGCGTTCGCGGGCGACGACCGGCCCGATCTCGTCGTCTTCGGGCACAGTCACATCCCGTGGGACAGCGTCACGCCGGGCGGGATGCGGCTGCTCAACCCGGGTTCGCCGACCGATCGGCGCCGTCAGCCGGTGTGCACGATGATGACCGTCGCCGTCGACGCCGGGCGCATCGTGGACGTGGACCTCGTCACCGTGCCCCGCGGGGGCGGTCCTACTCGCGGCGCCGCCCGCTGA
- the def gene encoding peptide deformylase, producing MAILPIRIWGDTVLHAVAAPVDEITDEIRPLVADMFETMDAAPGVGLAAPQVGVGLRIYTYSYEDDEGAPWRGVVINPELWMTPPEPGEPDEDTESEGCLSFPGERFPLRRSDRVIVTGIDLDGEPVRIEVDGWRARIMQHEFDHLNGVIYIDRISDGDWKTAQKISKKRGWGRPGVSWTPGVDDLEA from the coding sequence ATGGCCATCCTCCCCATCCGCATCTGGGGCGACACCGTGCTGCACGCCGTCGCCGCGCCCGTCGACGAGATCACCGACGAGATCCGCCCCCTCGTGGCGGACATGTTCGAGACGATGGATGCCGCACCCGGCGTGGGCCTGGCGGCCCCGCAGGTGGGCGTCGGCCTGCGCATCTACACGTACTCGTACGAGGACGACGAGGGGGCACCCTGGCGCGGCGTGGTGATCAACCCGGAGCTGTGGATGACGCCGCCCGAGCCGGGCGAGCCGGACGAGGACACCGAGTCCGAGGGCTGCCTCTCGTTCCCGGGCGAGCGCTTCCCGCTGCGCCGCAGCGACCGCGTGATCGTGACGGGCATCGACCTCGACGGCGAGCCCGTGCGCATCGAGGTCGACGGCTGGCGCGCCCGCATCATGCAGCACGAGTTCGATCACCTCAACGGCGTGATCTACATCGACCGGATCTCGGACGGCGACTGGAAGACCGCGCAGAAGATCTCCAAGAAGCGCGGCTGGGGCCGCCCGGGCGTGAGCTGGACCCCGGGCGTCGACGACCTGGAGGCCTGA
- a CDS encoding glycerophosphodiester phosphodiesterase: MRSRTTRLLAAGLTAAAALGLALTAPAGAAVEPPPYSGEPLDGRITVVAHRGASSYVPEHTFPANDLAIEMDADMLECDVMLTEDEQLVCLHDTTIDRTARDPETGERLTGSVDSYTLAELRAMDWGLWKGEEFAGATIMPLAEQLMCYRAINPDIRFHLETKPSSPVGDQLLVDLLDRLGFIHEGAQPDPQHDQVMIQSFHADSLRRIKAIEPSLATAYLGVTFPEGTIVPDTYDAVAPNYKQILEDPAFVGRMHEQGIPVHTWTVDDRAVMDTLIGYGVDGIFSNKPDVARAAVDEAGLGIPASERGNPDAFAHGCEGIAGTVHSIDDVPITPAAIVGDAPGIVQPGRTVPVPFELDLRGGDDAGAVQAEVTRPDGSVIAAEIRGGNILVHTAQALPGTYTIEVQDEVGFAIGEGTITTR; encoded by the coding sequence TTGCGTTCTCGGACCACCCGCCTGCTCGCCGCGGGCCTCACCGCGGCCGCCGCCCTCGGGCTCGCCCTCACGGCGCCGGCCGGCGCCGCGGTCGAGCCGCCGCCCTACAGCGGCGAGCCGCTCGACGGTCGCATCACCGTCGTCGCACATCGCGGCGCGTCGTCGTACGTGCCCGAGCACACCTTCCCGGCGAACGACCTCGCGATCGAGATGGACGCCGACATGCTCGAGTGCGACGTCATGCTCACCGAGGACGAGCAGCTCGTGTGCCTCCACGACACCACCATCGACCGCACCGCCCGCGACCCCGAGACGGGCGAGCGCCTCACCGGCAGCGTCGACAGCTACACCCTCGCCGAACTGCGCGCGATGGACTGGGGCCTATGGAAGGGCGAGGAGTTCGCCGGCGCGACGATCATGCCGCTGGCCGAGCAGCTCATGTGCTACCGGGCGATCAACCCCGACATCCGCTTCCACCTCGAGACGAAGCCGAGCTCGCCCGTGGGCGACCAGCTGCTCGTCGACCTGCTCGACCGCCTCGGCTTCATCCACGAGGGCGCACAGCCCGACCCGCAGCACGATCAGGTGATGATCCAGTCGTTCCACGCCGACAGCCTGCGGCGCATCAAGGCGATCGAGCCCTCGCTGGCGACCGCCTACCTCGGCGTCACCTTCCCCGAGGGCACGATCGTGCCCGACACCTACGACGCGGTCGCGCCGAACTACAAGCAGATCCTCGAGGACCCGGCGTTCGTGGGCCGCATGCACGAGCAGGGCATCCCCGTGCACACGTGGACGGTCGACGACCGCGCCGTGATGGACACCCTCATCGGCTACGGCGTCGACGGCATCTTCTCGAACAAGCCCGACGTGGCGCGCGCCGCGGTCGACGAGGCCGGGCTCGGCATCCCCGCGTCCGAGCGCGGCAACCCGGACGCGTTCGCGCACGGCTGCGAGGGCATCGCCGGCACCGTGCACAGCATCGACGACGTCCCCATCACGCCGGCCGCGATCGTGGGCGACGCACCCGGCATCGTCCAGCCCGGCCGCACCGTTCCGGTCCCGTTCGAGCTCGACCTGCGCGGCGGCGACGACGCCGGCGCCGTCCAGGCCGAGGTCACCCGTCCCGACGGCAGCGTCATCGCCGCCGAGATCCGCGGCGGGAACATCCTCGTCCACACGGCGCAGGCGCTTCCCGGCACCTACACGATCGAGGTGCAGGACGAGGTCGGCTTCGCGATCGGCGAGGGCACGATCACGACCCGCTGA
- a CDS encoding ATP-binding cassette domain-containing protein, which yields MRVPDDPDVAIRCDDLSVSRSGRGPAIRAVDGVSFTLPWGAALCVSGPTGSGKSSLAAILTGERDETIAVAGGDATVCGVSVRNPGRARRVLTFRTGYLPQGAGNDLPASLSVAEVLSEPLLSRDRRVDGRALGIRIASLLDELHLPIGTADKFPYELSAGMRQRVAFARALMLDPKLLIADEPLANLDLEVRHLVYDAIVSRRRQWGMAALLVTNDTAFARELGADQIRLQGGHVVARGDADGALRTPDTHTPGGVAVS from the coding sequence ATGCGCGTGCCCGATGATCCCGACGTCGCGATCCGCTGCGACGATCTGAGCGTCTCGCGATCGGGTCGCGGCCCCGCGATCCGCGCCGTCGACGGGGTCTCGTTCACGCTGCCGTGGGGCGCGGCGCTGTGCGTCTCGGGCCCCACGGGATCGGGCAAGTCGAGCCTCGCGGCGATCCTCACGGGGGAGCGCGACGAGACGATCGCCGTGGCCGGGGGAGACGCCACCGTCTGCGGTGTGTCGGTGCGCAACCCGGGCCGCGCCCGCCGGGTCCTCACCTTCCGAACCGGCTACCTGCCCCAGGGCGCGGGCAACGACCTGCCGGCCAGCCTCTCGGTCGCTGAGGTGCTCTCGGAGCCGCTGCTCTCGCGCGACCGGCGGGTCGACGGGCGCGCGCTCGGCATCCGGATCGCGTCGCTGCTCGACGAACTGCACCTGCCGATCGGCACCGCCGACAAGTTCCCCTACGAGCTGAGCGCCGGCATGCGCCAGCGCGTCGCCTTCGCGCGCGCCCTCATGCTCGACCCGAAGCTGCTCATCGCCGACGAGCCGCTGGCGAACCTCGATCTCGAGGTGCGCCACCTCGTGTACGACGCGATCGTGAGCCGCCGGCGCCAGTGGGGGATGGCCGCGCTGCTCGTCACCAACGACACCGCCTTCGCGCGCGAGCTGGGCGCCGACCAGATCCGGCTGCAGGGCGGGCACGTCGTGGCGCGCGGCGACGCCGACGGCGCCCTGCGCACTCCCGACACGCACACGCCCGGCGGCGTGGCCGTGTCGTGA
- the dnaG gene encoding DNA primase, whose protein sequence is MPRIRQADVDEVKARTNIADIIGERVALKSAGVGSLKGLCPFHDEKSPSFHVRPQHGYYHCFGCGESGDVYSFLRQMDHLSFTEAVEKLAARVGITLHYEDGGPAPETSGRARLLAANAAAAEFFRAQLVTPEAETARRFLGERGFDPAAAAHFGVGYAPKGWDAMLHALTKQGFTREELTTAGLVSTNQRGGVYDRFRGRVMWPIRDVTGQTIGFGARKLYDDDQGPKYLNTPETPIYKKNQVLYGLDLAKRDISRGDPKRVVVVEGYTDVMACHLAGVTTAIATCGTAFGSEHVTVLRRVMGDDDASGEVVFTFDPDEAGQKAAVRAFAEEKRFNAQSFVAVAPDGLDPCDLRLQRGDGAVRALMDHKVPMFEFMIDRRISGFDLGTVEGRVGALRSAAPIVAEIRDRLLQPGYERVLARRLGMDPREVHQEVQRRAAANGREARTGRAEAAEPAVAAPAVTLAALPRTVAVARERDALTGFLQYGHRVDPELFLRALAVPFHHPALEAVRATLEATDRSRPGWALAVVEGTPAAYRTLAGELLARDFPARTEEHAVASINDLARQIVIAALAQRKNELLGAIQRVPPDSEEGRALRVQLRDLDAERHRLQPDD, encoded by the coding sequence ATGCCGCGCATCCGTCAAGCCGACGTCGACGAGGTCAAGGCCCGCACCAACATCGCCGACATCATCGGGGAGCGGGTCGCGCTGAAGTCCGCCGGTGTGGGATCGCTCAAGGGCCTGTGCCCCTTCCACGACGAGAAGTCGCCGAGCTTCCACGTGCGCCCCCAGCACGGCTACTACCACTGCTTCGGCTGCGGCGAGTCGGGCGACGTGTACAGCTTCCTGCGGCAGATGGACCACCTCTCCTTCACCGAGGCGGTCGAGAAGCTCGCGGCCCGCGTGGGCATCACGCTGCACTACGAGGACGGCGGCCCCGCGCCCGAGACCTCGGGCCGCGCCCGGCTGCTGGCGGCCAACGCCGCCGCCGCGGAGTTCTTCCGTGCGCAGCTCGTCACGCCCGAGGCCGAGACCGCCCGCCGCTTTCTGGGCGAGCGCGGCTTCGATCCGGCCGCGGCGGCGCACTTCGGCGTCGGCTACGCGCCCAAGGGCTGGGACGCGATGCTGCACGCGCTCACGAAGCAGGGCTTCACGCGCGAGGAGCTGACCACCGCGGGCCTGGTCTCGACCAACCAGCGCGGCGGGGTGTACGACCGGTTCCGCGGGCGGGTGATGTGGCCGATCCGCGACGTCACGGGCCAGACGATCGGCTTCGGCGCCCGCAAGCTCTACGACGACGACCAGGGCCCCAAGTACCTGAACACGCCCGAGACGCCGATCTACAAGAAGAACCAGGTGCTGTACGGCCTCGATCTGGCCAAGCGCGACATCTCGCGCGGCGATCCCAAGCGCGTCGTCGTGGTGGAGGGCTACACCGACGTCATGGCGTGCCACCTCGCCGGCGTGACGACGGCGATCGCCACCTGCGGCACGGCCTTCGGCTCCGAGCACGTGACGGTGCTGCGGCGCGTGATGGGCGACGACGACGCCTCGGGCGAGGTCGTGTTCACGTTCGATCCCGACGAGGCCGGTCAGAAGGCGGCGGTGCGCGCCTTCGCGGAGGAGAAGCGCTTCAACGCGCAGAGCTTCGTGGCCGTCGCGCCCGACGGGCTGGACCCGTGCGATCTGCGGCTGCAGCGCGGCGACGGCGCCGTGCGCGCGCTCATGGACCACAAGGTGCCCATGTTCGAGTTCATGATCGATCGCCGCATCTCCGGCTTCGACCTCGGCACCGTGGAGGGGCGCGTGGGGGCGCTGCGCTCGGCCGCGCCCATCGTGGCCGAGATCCGCGACCGGCTGCTGCAGCCGGGCTACGAGCGCGTGCTCGCCCGGCGCCTGGGCATGGACCCGCGCGAGGTGCACCAGGAGGTGCAGCGACGCGCCGCGGCGAACGGGCGCGAGGCGCGCACGGGGCGCGCCGAGGCGGCGGAGCCGGCGGTGGCCGCACCCGCCGTGACGCTGGCCGCGCTGCCCCGCACGGTGGCCGTGGCGCGCGAGCGCGACGCCCTCACGGGGTTCCTGCAGTACGGCCACCGCGTCGACCCCGAGCTGTTCCTGCGCGCGCTGGCCGTGCCGTTCCACCACCCGGCGCTCGAGGCCGTGCGCGCCACGCTCGAGGCGACCGATCGCTCGCGGCCCGGGTGGGCCCTCGCCGTGGTCGAGGGCACACCGGCCGCGTACCGCACGCTGGCGGGCGAGCTGCTCGCGCGCGACTTCCCGGCCCGCACCGAGGAGCACGCCGTCGCCTCGATCAACGACCTCGCGCGCCAGATCGTGATCGCGGCGCTCGCGCAGCGCAAGAACGAGCTGCTCGGCGCGATCCAGCGCGTCCCGCCCGACTCCGAGGAGGGCCGGGCGCTGCGGGTGCAGCTGCGCGACCTCGACGCCGAGCGCCACCGCCTGCAGCCGGACGACTGA
- a CDS encoding deoxyguanosinetriphosphate triphosphohydrolase — MAEAAARHPGYSDADAERFFHEKHRSERDDFARDRARVLHSAGLRRLAAKTQVLSPASPADFARNRLTHSLEVAQVGREIGNALGLAADVVDTACLSHDLGHPPFGHNGERALNEWAADVGGFEGNAQSLRILTRLEAKIEEDGRSYGLNLTRASIDATCKYPWTVDNPLPDPGGRLKFGVYPEDEDVFHWMRQGATGRLRCIEAEVMDLSDDIAYSVHDFEDAVLNGYLDLARLSDPVEHHPLIGQIQQWVGYEYTRDELADGLYRLTRQPMWLRSFDRSRADLARLKNLTSDLIGRFARAAVSATREAYPGESLARYQAHVIVPRVIEVEIAVLKGLMGATIVTIDARKGVYKEQRRVLKRIAEALLSTDTLWSTGAEALEPAFAADFHAADTDAARKRVIVDQIASLTDQTAVEWHNRLVGEIDPREVGIWSSRHDRHDGRTRPGVGLAAGAR; from the coding sequence GTGGCTGAGGCGGCTGCCCGTCATCCGGGCTACAGCGACGCCGACGCCGAGCGCTTCTTCCACGAGAAGCACCGATCGGAGCGTGACGACTTCGCGCGCGACCGCGCGCGCGTGCTGCACTCGGCGGGCCTGCGGCGCCTGGCCGCCAAGACCCAGGTGCTCAGCCCGGCCAGCCCCGCCGATTTCGCGCGCAACCGGCTGACCCACTCGCTCGAGGTGGCGCAGGTGGGCCGCGAGATCGGCAACGCGCTGGGCCTCGCCGCCGACGTCGTCGATACGGCGTGCCTCAGCCACGACCTGGGCCACCCGCCCTTCGGCCACAACGGCGAGCGGGCGCTGAACGAGTGGGCCGCCGACGTGGGCGGGTTCGAGGGCAACGCCCAGAGCCTGCGCATCCTCACGCGCCTCGAGGCGAAGATCGAGGAGGACGGCCGCTCGTACGGCCTCAACCTCACCCGGGCCAGCATCGACGCCACGTGCAAGTACCCGTGGACGGTCGACAACCCCCTGCCCGACCCCGGCGGACGCCTGAAGTTCGGCGTGTACCCCGAGGACGAGGATGTCTTCCACTGGATGCGGCAGGGCGCGACCGGGCGGCTGCGCTGCATCGAGGCCGAGGTGATGGACCTCTCCGACGACATCGCTTACTCGGTGCACGACTTCGAGGACGCCGTGCTCAACGGCTATCTCGACCTGGCGCGGCTGAGCGATCCCGTCGAGCACCACCCGCTCATCGGCCAGATCCAGCAGTGGGTCGGCTACGAGTACACGCGCGACGAGCTCGCCGACGGCCTTTACCGCCTCACGCGCCAGCCGATGTGGCTGCGCAGCTTCGACCGCTCGCGCGCCGACCTCGCGCGGCTGAAGAACCTCACCAGCGACCTCATCGGCCGCTTCGCCCGCGCCGCGGTCAGCGCCACGCGCGAGGCGTACCCGGGGGAGTCGCTGGCCCGGTATCAGGCGCACGTCATCGTGCCGCGCGTGATCGAGGTCGAGATCGCCGTGCTCAAGGGCCTCATGGGCGCCACGATCGTCACGATCGACGCCCGCAAGGGCGTCTACAAGGAGCAGCGCCGGGTGCTCAAGCGCATCGCCGAGGCGCTGCTGTCCACCGACACGCTGTGGTCCACCGGCGCCGAGGCGCTGGAGCCGGCCTTCGCCGCCGACTTCCACGCCGCCGACACCGACGCGGCCCGCAAGCGCGTGATCGTGGACCAGATCGCCAGCCTCACCGACCAGACGGCGGTCGAGTGGCACAACCGGCTGGTCGGCGAGATCGATCCCCGCGAGGTCGGCATCTGGTCGTCGCGCCACGATCGGCACGACGGGCGCACGCGCCCGGGGGTCGGCCTGGCGGCAGGGGCACGCTGA
- the dusB gene encoding tRNA dihydrouridine synthase DusB, which translates to MTPVLADAPTAPAHTRGLQIGDIRSDVPVVLAPMAGITNTAFRRLCREYGAGLYVSEMITTRALVERNPVTMRLVQFHESETPRSIQLYGVDPHYTREAARLIAEEDRADHIDLNFGCPVPKVTRKGGGSALPWKLDLFRSIVRGAVEGAGGLPVTVKMRKGIDADHLTYLDAAKIAEDEGVKAVALHARTANEFYSGHADWSAIAKLKETVTSIPVLGNGDIWSAADAVRMMDETGCDGVVVGRGCLGRPWLFGELAAAFGGEGTRVDATLGFVANAFRRHAELLVEFFESEERGCRDIRKHAAWYFKGYPVGGDLRGQFAQVTSLAHIDSLIEQLDLDAPYPGDAAEGQRGRAGRPKRTVLPDRWLESRTMDDSATRELADAELDTSGG; encoded by the coding sequence GTGACCCCCGTACTCGCCGATGCTCCGACCGCTCCCGCGCACACCCGCGGGCTGCAGATCGGCGACATCCGCTCGGATGTGCCGGTCGTGCTGGCCCCGATGGCGGGCATCACGAACACGGCCTTCCGGCGCCTGTGCCGCGAGTACGGCGCCGGGCTGTACGTGAGCGAGATGATCACCACGCGCGCGCTCGTGGAGCGCAACCCGGTGACGATGCGGCTCGTGCAGTTCCACGAGTCCGAGACGCCGCGGTCGATCCAGCTCTACGGCGTCGACCCGCACTACACGCGCGAGGCCGCACGGCTCATCGCCGAGGAGGACCGGGCCGATCACATCGACCTCAACTTCGGCTGCCCGGTGCCCAAGGTCACCCGCAAGGGCGGCGGATCCGCACTGCCGTGGAAGCTCGACCTGTTCCGCTCGATCGTGCGCGGCGCGGTGGAGGGCGCGGGCGGGCTGCCCGTGACCGTGAAGATGCGCAAGGGCATCGACGCCGATCACCTCACGTACCTGGACGCGGCGAAGATCGCCGAGGATGAGGGCGTTAAGGCCGTCGCGCTGCACGCGCGCACGGCGAATGAGTTCTACTCGGGGCACGCCGACTGGTCGGCGATCGCCAAGCTCAAGGAGACCGTCACGAGCATCCCCGTGCTCGGCAACGGCGACATCTGGAGCGCCGCCGACGCGGTGCGGATGATGGACGAGACCGGCTGTGACGGCGTCGTGGTGGGCCGCGGCTGCCTGGGGCGCCCGTGGCTGTTCGGCGAGCTCGCCGCGGCGTTCGGCGGCGAGGGCACGCGCGTGGACGCGACGCTCGGCTTCGTCGCGAACGCGTTCCGCCGGCACGCCGAGCTGCTCGTGGAGTTCTTCGAGAGCGAGGAGCGCGGCTGCCGCGACATCCGCAAGCACGCCGCCTGGTACTTCAAGGGCTACCCGGTGGGCGGCGACCTGCGCGGCCAGTTCGCCCAGGTCACGAGCCTGGCCCACATCGACTCGCTCATCGAGCAGCTCGACCTCGACGCGCCGTACCCGGGCGACGCGGCCGAGGGCCAGCGGGGCCGGGCCGGGCGCCCCAAGCGCACCGTGCTGCCGGACCGCTGGCTCGAGTCGCGCACGATGGACGACTCGGCCACCCGTGAGCTCGCGGACGCGGAGCTGGACACCAGTGGTGGCTGA
- a CDS encoding glutathione peroxidase: MSDPVDLHRIPFADAEGAERTLADYAPGPVLVVNVASKCGLTPQYEQLEQLQRTYGDRGLTVLGFPCNQFMGQEPGSIDEILDYCATTWGVSFPINDKINVNGRHAHPLYKALKKTKDAHGLAGPIAWNFEKFLIAPDGSVTRFRPPVKPDAPEVIAAIEAALA, from the coding sequence GTGAGCGACCCCGTGGACCTTCACCGCATCCCGTTCGCCGACGCCGAGGGCGCCGAGCGCACGCTCGCCGACTACGCTCCCGGCCCCGTTCTCGTCGTGAACGTCGCCTCGAAGTGCGGCCTCACGCCCCAGTACGAGCAGCTCGAGCAGCTGCAGCGCACCTACGGCGACCGTGGGCTGACCGTGCTCGGCTTCCCGTGCAACCAGTTCATGGGCCAGGAGCCGGGCTCGATCGACGAGATCCTCGACTACTGCGCCACGACCTGGGGCGTCTCGTTCCCGATCAACGACAAGATCAACGTCAACGGTCGTCACGCGCACCCGCTGTACAAGGCCCTCAAGAAGACGAAGGACGCCCACGGCCTCGCCGGACCGATCGCGTGGAACTTCGAGAAGTTCCTCATCGCGCCCGACGGATCGGTCACCCGCTTCCGCCCGCCGGTCAAGCCCGACGCCCCCGAGGTGATCGCCGCGATCGAGGCCGCGCTGGCCTAG
- a CDS encoding DsbA family oxidoreductase — translation MTSRAPLKIDIWSDIACPWCYIGKRNLEKGLAETAGDDDAPRVEIEYHSFELSPDTPVDFEGSSAEFLAERKGIGIDEARAMNERVAQIAEGAGLHYRFDLQQHTNTVKAHELIHFAKAHGKQLEMKERLLSAYFVEGRHVGRIDELVAMAEEVGLDPVAARDALESDAYLDAVRADQAQAQAYGINGVPFFVIDGKYGVSGAQPPEAFAQVARQVWAEKQA, via the coding sequence ATGACCTCTCGCGCACCCCTGAAGATCGACATCTGGAGCGACATCGCCTGCCCGTGGTGCTACATCGGCAAGCGGAACCTGGAGAAGGGGCTCGCCGAGACGGCCGGCGACGACGACGCTCCGCGCGTGGAGATCGAGTATCACTCCTTCGAGCTCTCGCCCGACACGCCCGTCGACTTCGAGGGCAGCTCGGCCGAGTTCCTCGCCGAGCGCAAGGGCATCGGCATCGACGAGGCGCGCGCGATGAACGAGCGCGTCGCCCAGATCGCCGAGGGCGCGGGGCTGCACTATCGCTTCGACCTGCAGCAGCACACCAACACGGTCAAGGCGCACGAGCTGATCCACTTCGCCAAGGCGCATGGCAAGCAGCTCGAGATGAAGGAGCGCCTGCTGAGCGCGTACTTCGTCGAGGGGCGCCACGTGGGCCGCATCGACGAGCTCGTGGCGATGGCGGAGGAGGTCGGGCTCGACCCGGTCGCCGCGCGCGACGCGCTGGAGTCGGACGCCTACCTCGACGCCGTGCGCGCGGACCAGGCGCAGGCGCAGGCCTATGGGATCAACGGCGTGCCCTTCTTCGTGATCGACGGGAAGTACGGTGTCAGCGGCGCGCAGCCGCCCGAGGCGTTCGCGCAGGTCGCCCGCCAGGTCTGGGCCGAGAAACAGGCCTGA
- a CDS encoding isoprenyl transferase encodes MSPKPFTTKEAEPSRPLDWTGQQPPAFEGRVPHHIAIVMDGNGRWANRRGLSRIEGHKAGEAVILDVVAGAIQAGVKHLSLYAFSTENWRRSPDEVRFLMGFNRDVLRRRRDQLNEWGVRVRWAGRKPRLWRSVLSELQAAERLTEGNDVLTLSMCVNYGGRNEIVDAIRQIAEDARAGRISPSAITEKTVQRHLYVPDMPDVDLFVRSSGEQRTSNFMLWESAYAEMVFLDTLWPDFSRTDLWHAIQLYLDRDRRFGGAIDRPTAS; translated from the coding sequence TTGAGCCCCAAGCCGTTCACGACCAAGGAGGCCGAGCCCTCCCGCCCGCTCGACTGGACCGGGCAGCAGCCGCCGGCGTTCGAGGGCCGCGTTCCCCACCACATCGCGATCGTCATGGACGGCAACGGGCGCTGGGCCAACCGCCGCGGGCTCTCGCGCATCGAGGGGCACAAGGCCGGCGAGGCCGTGATCCTCGACGTCGTGGCGGGCGCGATCCAGGCCGGGGTCAAGCACCTCTCGCTCTACGCCTTCTCGACCGAGAACTGGCGGCGCTCGCCCGACGAGGTCCGCTTCCTCATGGGCTTCAACCGCGACGTGCTGCGCCGTCGGCGCGATCAGCTCAACGAGTGGGGCGTGCGGGTGCGCTGGGCGGGGCGCAAGCCGCGGCTGTGGCGCTCGGTGCTCAGCGAGCTGCAGGCGGCCGAGCGGCTCACCGAGGGCAACGACGTCCTCACCCTGTCGATGTGCGTCAACTACGGCGGCCGCAACGAGATCGTCGATGCGATCCGGCAGATCGCCGAGGACGCGCGCGCCGGCCGCATCAGCCCCTCCGCGATCACCGAGAAGACGGTGCAGCGGCACCTCTACGTGCCCGACATGCCCGATGTCGACCTGTTCGTGCGCTCCAGCGGCGAGCAGCGCACGTCGAACTTCATGCTGTGGGAGTCGGCGTACGCCGAGATGGTCTTCCTCGACACGCTGTGGCCCGACTTCTCGCGCACGGACCTGTGGCACGCGATCCAGCTCTACCTCGACCGCGACCGCCGGTTCGGCGGGGCGATCGACAGGCCGACGGCGTCCTGA
- the recO gene encoding DNA repair protein RecO yields MPTYRDEAVVLRTHKLGEADRIVTMLSRRHGKVRAVAKGVRRTSSKFGARLEPFMVVDVQLYAGRSLDIVQQVESLGSYGADIAGDYDRYTAASAMVEAADRLNENEANPDHFYLLVGALRSLSRGEHADGATMSSYLLRAMSLAGWAPALGDCARCGSPGPHDAFVSQLGGTVCARCAPAGSPRIDARTLELLRALLAGDWAVVDAAAERELAAASGLVSAYVQWHLERGLRALSHVGGKR; encoded by the coding sequence GTGCCCACCTATCGAGACGAAGCCGTCGTGCTGCGCACCCACAAGCTGGGCGAGGCCGACCGGATCGTCACGATGCTGAGCCGCCGCCACGGCAAGGTCCGCGCGGTCGCCAAGGGGGTGCGGCGCACCTCGTCGAAGTTCGGCGCGCGCCTGGAGCCGTTCATGGTCGTCGACGTGCAGCTGTATGCGGGGCGGAGCCTCGACATCGTGCAGCAGGTCGAGTCGCTCGGCTCGTACGGCGCCGACATCGCCGGGGACTACGACCGATACACCGCCGCGAGCGCGATGGTGGAGGCGGCCGATCGCCTCAACGAGAACGAGGCGAACCCGGATCACTTCTATCTGCTCGTCGGCGCGCTCCGCTCGCTCTCACGCGGCGAGCACGCCGACGGCGCGACCATGAGCTCGTACCTGCTGCGGGCGATGTCGCTGGCCGGCTGGGCGCCGGCGCTGGGCGACTGCGCGCGCTGCGGCTCGCCCGGCCCGCACGACGCCTTTGTCTCGCAGCTCGGCGGCACCGTCTGCGCCCGCTGCGCGCCGGCGGGCAGCCCGCGGATCGACGCGCGCACGCTCGAGCTGCTGCGCGCGCTGTTGGCGGGCGACTGGGCCGTGGTCGACGCGGCCGCCGAGCGGGAGCTCGCCGCCGCGTCGGGGCTCGTGTCGGCATACGTCCAGTGGCACCTCGAGCGCGGCCTGCGCGCGCTCTCGCACGTGGGAGGGAAGCGTTGA